The following proteins are co-located in the Silene latifolia isolate original U9 population chromosome 1, ASM4854445v1, whole genome shotgun sequence genome:
- the LOC141648348 gene encoding uncharacterized protein LOC141648348 gives MEDNDMTFQIKTMNLEHICVYTTQNRMFTAEFLADKYLEVWRSDPHWRLKATQDRVKLDLGVDVGYHKCWVARARAKMIIWGNSDEQYSRVWDYAKTIIKYNPGSSSYVMVDRVDRPPPVFQRMYICLAACKEGFKSGCRPLIGVDGCHLKGMYPGMCLAAVAMDGNNNLFPVAWAVVEVENADSWKWFLDLLVKDIGFEEGEGLTMMSDRQKGLLDAMNIIVPKAEIRYCVRHIWANFKLQFGGQAFKDSFWQAAWATTKVEYLAALEGIKFLSQPAYEYVKAIPPKHWSRHAFRTTCKSSMITNNLCESFNAVLKDARDKPILTQMEWMRRYIMKRHYEKREGASKYEKPFMPYIDKCFKRLIAERRYCQIYPSINTNFEVDYKGGSFTVNLINQVCNCKHWELSGIPCVHAMACILEQRHIPDDYVDQAYSKDKYLLAYTPAIDPMPGVAHWEKADQEEPLPPLMRRMSGRPSKKKRRKEHGEGSQVKRIKKSNKCSRCGTLGHNIKGCKNSLSDPITRSKGGRPSSNSEWVKAARNKREQRKATKAQHREFLSQMSGNGTQL, from the exons ATGGAGGATAATGACATGACTTTTCAGATAAAGACTATGAACTTGGAGCACATATGTGTTTATACAACCCAAAACAGAATGTTTACTGCTGAATTTTTGGCGGATAAATACCTGGAAGTTTGGAGGTCTGACCCACATTGGAGATTGAAGGCTACTCAAGATAGGGTAAAATTAGACCTAGGTGTTGATGTTGGGTATCATAAGTGCTGGGTAGCAAGAGCTAGGGCAAAAATGATAATATGGGGTAACTCTGATGAGCAGTATAGTAGGGTATGGGATTATGCTAAAACCATTATTAAATACAACCCAGGTTCAAGCTCATATGTAATGGTTGATAGGGTTGACAGACCACCTCCAGTGTTTCAAAGGATGTATATTTGTCTTGCTGCTTGTAAGGAAGGGTTTAAAAGTGGGTGTAGGCCTCTTATTGGGGTGGATGGCTGTCATTTAAAAGGAATGTACCCTGGGATGTGTTTGGCGGCAGTGGCTATGGATGGGAATAACAACCTTTTTCCTGTTGCATGGGCTGTTGTGGAGGTGGAGAATGCCGACTCTTGGAAGTGGTTTCTTGATTTGTTGGTGAAAGACATAGGCTTTGAGGAGGGTGAAGGTCTTACAATGATGTCTGATAGGCAAAAG GGACTTCTTGATGCAATGAATATAATTGTCCCTAAAGCTGAGATTAGATACTGTGTTAGGCACATTTGGGCAAATTTCAAGCTACAATTTGGTGGCCAAGCATTCAAAGATAGTTTTTGGCAAGCAGCATGGGCCACAACAAAG GTTGAGTATTTGGCAGCTCTTGAGGGCATCAAATTTCTTAGTCAGCCTGCCTATGAGTATGTCAAGGCCATTCCACCCAAGCATTGGAGCCGACATGCTTTCAGAACCACTTGCAAGAGTAGCATGATTACCAATAACCTATGTGAATCCTTCAATGCCGTGTTGAAGGATGCAAGAGATAAGCCGATTCTGACTCAAATGGAGTGGATGAGAAGATATATAATGAAGAGACACTATGAAAAAAGGGAAGGGGCTAGCAAGTATGAGAAGCCATTTATGCCATATATTGACAAATGCTTTAAGAGGCTTATAGCTGAGAGGAGGTATTGTCAAATCTACCCATCCATAAACACCAATTTTGAGGTTGACTACAAGGGTGGTTCATTCACAGTCAATTTAATAAATCAAGTGTGTAATTGCAAACACTGGGAGTTGAGTGGAATCCCTTGCGTTCATGCAATGGCTTGTATACTTGAACAAAGACACATTCCTGATGATTATGTTGACCAAGCCTATTCAAAGGACAAATATTTATTAGCCTACACACCTGCAATAGACCCTATGCCTGGGGTAGCACATTGGGAGAAAGCCGACCAAGAGGAGCCTCTCCCACCGCTAATGAGACGCATGTCGGGCAGACCGTcaaagaaaaaaaggagaaaagaacaTGGTGAAGGGTCACAAGTAAAAAGGATCAAGAAGTCCAACAAGTGTAGTAGGTGTGGTACACTAGGACATAACATCAAGGGATGTAAGAATTCTTTGTCTGACCCCATCACAAGAAGCAAAGGTGGTAGACCTTCTAGTAACTCAGAATGGGTGAAGGCTGCAAGGAACAAAAGGGAACAGAGGAAAGCAACCAAGGCTCAACACCGAGAATTTCTAAGTCAAATGAGTGGCAACGGAACTCAACTATGA